A single window of Synechococcus sp. CBW1004 DNA harbors:
- a CDS encoding CNNM domain-containing protein — MSPLLASAGLEILLILVLIVANGVFSGSEIAIVSARRVRLEQLANQGNRRASVALRLATSPNDLLSTVQIGITLIGILSGALGGATLSGRLRPVIDAIPPLRPWSEPLSLALVVREPLKNPIESVQFQ, encoded by the coding sequence GTGTCCCCGCTGCTTGCTTCCGCCGGTCTGGAGATCCTGCTGATCCTGGTGCTGATCGTCGCCAACGGCGTCTTCTCAGGCTCGGAGATCGCCATCGTCTCGGCGCGGCGCGTGCGGCTGGAGCAGCTGGCGAATCAGGGCAATCGCCGCGCATCGGTGGCCCTGCGGCTGGCCACCTCCCCCAACGACCTGCTCTCCACTGTCCAGATCGGCATCACCCTGATCGGGATCCTCAGCGGCGCGCTCGGAGGCGCCACCCTCTCGGGCCGTCTGCGGCCGGTGATCGATGCGATCCCGCCCCTGCGCCCCTGGAGTGAGCCCCTCAGCCTGGCCCTGGTGGTCAGGGAACCCCTGAAAAACCCGATAGAATCAGTACAGTTCCAATAA
- a CDS encoding hemolysin family protein yields the protein MRSIPGLDQSFLSVITYFSLVIGELVPKRIALSNPEAIACAVAQPMRWLSRAGAPLVHLLGRSTDALLSLLGIAIASEPVLTEEEIRALIRQGAESGVLEEAEHELVQRVFHLADRPVRAIMTPRTEIRWLDLEESFDSQLAEVLATSHSRLPVGRGRLDDCVGIVRSHALLAARLEQGTVEVSALLQKPLYVTETAGTLSVIGQFRENGVEIALVTDEYGGIEGLVTLTDLMEAIIGDLPSAEQAQEPAIQRREDGSWLIDGVLPLEALKELLQRDQLPGEEAGGFHTLAGFLLHRFGRVPGTGQHFSWDGFRFEVVDMDGHRIDKVLISPEERRSTP from the coding sequence TTGCGCTCAATTCCCGGTCTTGATCAGAGCTTCCTCAGCGTGATCACCTATTTCTCGCTGGTGATCGGTGAGCTGGTCCCCAAGCGGATCGCTCTCAGCAATCCCGAAGCGATCGCCTGCGCCGTCGCCCAGCCGATGCGCTGGCTGTCGCGCGCGGGGGCTCCCCTGGTGCACCTGCTTGGACGCTCGACCGATGCCCTGCTGAGCCTGTTGGGCATCGCGATCGCGAGCGAGCCCGTCCTCACCGAAGAGGAGATCCGCGCCCTGATCCGCCAGGGGGCGGAATCAGGCGTGCTCGAGGAGGCGGAACATGAGCTGGTGCAGCGGGTGTTCCATCTGGCCGACAGGCCCGTGCGCGCGATCATGACGCCGCGCACCGAGATCCGGTGGCTGGATCTGGAGGAGTCGTTCGACAGCCAGCTGGCCGAGGTGCTCGCGACCAGCCATTCGCGCCTGCCGGTGGGCCGCGGCCGCCTCGATGACTGCGTCGGCATCGTGCGCAGCCATGCGCTCCTGGCCGCCCGCCTGGAGCAGGGCACGGTCGAGGTGAGCGCCCTGCTCCAGAAACCGCTCTACGTCACGGAGACGGCTGGAACCCTGTCGGTGATCGGCCAGTTCCGCGAGAACGGTGTCGAGATCGCCCTCGTCACCGATGAATACGGAGGCATCGAGGGTCTGGTGACCCTCACCGACCTGATGGAGGCGATCATCGGTGACCTGCCCAGCGCTGAACAGGCGCAGGAGCCGGCGATCCAGCGCCGTGAGGACGGCTCCTGGCTGATCGATGGCGTGCTGCCGCTCGAGGCGCTCAAGGAGTTGCTCCAGCGTGATCAGCTTCCCGGCGAGGAAGCCGGTGGTTTCCACACCCTGGCGGGCTTCCTGCTGCATCGCTTCGGACGTGTGCCCGGCACCGGCCAGCACTTCAGCTGGGATGGGTTCCGCTTCGAGGTGGTGGATATGGATGGGCACCGGATCGACAAGGTGCTCATCAGCCCCGAGGAGCGGCGTTCAACCCCCTGA
- a CDS encoding IS5 family transposase, whose product MAAPLQLGFTDYEQTYAKKKTRRQRFLDEMEATVPWDPFLALISPVYHRPSAKGGRPPFPLEVMLRIHLLQQWFTLSDPLMEEMLIDTPCFRRFAGIDMVEDRIPDETTILNFRHLLEENRIAEQILETVNQSLREKGVMLKEGTILDATIINAPSSTKNKTGERDPEMHSVAKGNQWFFGMRCHIGVDAASGLVHSVVSTAANVHELNTAPDRVHGEERVIYGDSGHIGIEKREAFKDCEAEMRIAMKPGQRRVLPDTPEGRLLDLMEAAKAHVRAKVEHPFRIIKCQFGFRKVFYRGIRKNNLKLTMLFALANLWMVRERCPSTA is encoded by the coding sequence ATGGCGGCCCCCCTCCAGTTGGGTTTCACGGACTACGAGCAGACCTACGCCAAGAAGAAAACGCGCCGGCAGCGCTTCCTCGATGAGATGGAAGCCACAGTGCCCTGGGATCCTTTCCTGGCCTTGATTTCGCCTGTGTACCACAGGCCTTCTGCCAAGGGCGGGCGCCCACCGTTTCCGCTGGAGGTGATGCTGCGCATCCACCTGCTGCAGCAGTGGTTCACGCTTTCCGATCCCTTGATGGAGGAGATGCTGATCGATACCCCCTGCTTCCGCCGCTTTGCTGGGATCGACATGGTTGAGGACCGGATCCCTGACGAGACGACGATCCTGAACTTCCGCCACCTCCTGGAAGAGAATCGGATAGCAGAGCAGATCCTGGAGACGGTGAACCAGAGCCTGCGGGAGAAGGGCGTGATGCTTAAGGAGGGTACGATCCTCGATGCCACAATCATCAACGCTCCCAGTTCAACCAAGAACAAGACGGGCGAGCGGGATCCTGAAATGCACTCGGTGGCCAAAGGCAACCAGTGGTTCTTTGGGATGCGGTGCCACATCGGTGTGGATGCAGCCTCGGGTCTGGTCCATTCCGTGGTGAGCACGGCTGCCAACGTCCATGAGCTGAACACGGCACCCGATCGCGTCCATGGCGAGGAACGCGTGATCTACGGCGACTCTGGCCACATCGGCATCGAAAAGCGTGAGGCGTTCAAGGACTGCGAAGCAGAGATGCGCATCGCCATGAAGCCCGGACAGCGCCGAGTTCTACCGGACACCCCAGAGGGAAGACTGCTGGATCTGATGGAGGCGGCGAAAGCACATGTCAGGGCAAAGGTGGAGCATCCATTTCGGATCATCAAGTGCCAGTTTGGATTTCGGAAGGTCTTCTACCGAGGCATCCGCAAGAACAACCTCAAGCTGACGATGCTGTTTGCCCTCGCCAATCTCTGGATGGTGCGCGAACGTTGTCCTTCTACAGCGTAA
- the rpaB gene encoding response regulator transcription factor RpaB encodes MSLSASSSGSHTPAGSGGSTAGGAPGSAGRDPQAPKATILVVDDEASIRRILETRLTMVGYTVATACDGEEALEMFASVEPDLVVLDVMMPRRDGYGVVQELRKTSDVPIVMLTALSEVKDRILGLELGADDYLMKPFSPKELEARIRCVLRRVQSQGGSGGVARPIASQGIEVGGLRINTAKRQVFRGEERIRLTGMEFGLLELLLSRSGEPLSRSDILTKIWGYTPERHADTRVVDVHVSRLRAKLEEDPENPELIITARGMGYMFQRIVPGG; translated from the coding sequence ATGAGTCTTTCCGCTTCCTCATCCGGCTCCCACACCCCTGCGGGTTCCGGGGGATCCACTGCTGGCGGTGCCCCTGGCTCTGCCGGCCGCGATCCCCAGGCCCCCAAGGCGACGATTCTGGTGGTCGACGATGAGGCGAGCATCCGCCGCATCCTCGAAACCCGCCTGACGATGGTGGGCTACACGGTGGCCACTGCCTGCGATGGAGAGGAGGCCCTGGAGATGTTCGCCTCGGTCGAGCCCGATCTCGTGGTGCTTGACGTGATGATGCCGCGGCGCGATGGCTACGGCGTCGTGCAGGAGCTGCGCAAGACCTCCGACGTGCCGATCGTGATGCTCACCGCCCTCTCGGAGGTGAAGGACCGCATCCTCGGCCTCGAACTGGGCGCTGACGACTATCTGATGAAGCCCTTCAGCCCCAAGGAGCTGGAGGCCCGCATCCGCTGCGTGTTGCGGCGGGTCCAGTCCCAGGGCGGTTCCGGTGGCGTGGCCCGGCCGATCGCCTCCCAGGGCATCGAGGTGGGCGGCCTGCGTATCAACACCGCCAAGCGGCAGGTGTTCCGCGGCGAGGAGCGCATCCGCCTCACCGGCATGGAGTTCGGCCTGCTGGAACTGCTGCTGAGCCGTTCCGGCGAGCCCCTGAGCCGCTCCGACATCCTCACCAAGATCTGGGGCTACACCCCGGAGCGCCATGCCGACACCCGCGTGGTCGATGTGCATGTGTCCAGGCTGCGGGCCAAGCTCGAGGAAGACCCTGAGAATCCGGAACTGATCATCACCGCCCGCGGCATGGGCTACATGTTCCAGCGCATCGTGCCGGGCGGCTGA